A window of the Lactuca sativa cultivar Salinas chromosome 7, Lsat_Salinas_v11, whole genome shotgun sequence genome harbors these coding sequences:
- the LOC111879525 gene encoding uncharacterized protein LOC111879525, whose protein sequence is MALRLPPAPFRHHSATQSLTMKTQFLTTSASSPRLPKFSVRNVSSDTSRKLVMKVKEKLEKDHTSLPTGKNGRDDEELILWFLKDRKFSVEEAISKLTKAIKWRHEFRVSDLTEESVRRVAATGKSYVHDSLDVNGRPVLVVVPSKHIPEMFDRLEDERLCVFLLEKALSRLPEGKEEILGIFDLRGFGTQNADLKFLTFLFDVLYYYYPRRLGQVLFVDAPFIFQPIWQLAKPLVKHYASLVRFCSVEDVRKEYFTDSTVPLSFRK, encoded by the exons ATGGCTCTCCGGTTGCCACCTGCACCCTTCCGCCACCACTCCGCCACTCAATCGTTGACGATGAAGACTCAATTCCTCACTACATCAGCTTCCTCCCCTCGCCTTCCTAAGTTCTCCGTCCGGAATGTCTCTTCCGACACCTCGCGCAAG CTAGTAATGAAGGTGAAAGAGAAGCTCGAGAAAGATCATACCAGTCTCCCTACAGGAAAAAACGGAAGAGATGATGAGGAGTTGATTCTATGGTTCTTAAAAGACCGAAAATTTTCAGTAGAAGAAGCTATTTCTAAACTCACTAAAGCAATT AAATGGAGACACGAATTTCGTGTGTCAGATCTGACAGAAGAATCAGTAAGAAGAGTAGCTGCAACTGGAAAATCTTATGTTCATGATTCACTTGATGTCAATGGTAGACCGGTTTTAGTAGTAGTTCCATCAAAACATATCCCAGAG ATGTTTGATCGATTAGAGGATGAGAGATTATGTGTGTTTCTGTTAGAGAAGGCATTAAGTAGACTTCCGGAAGGAAAAGAAGAAATTCTTGGAATATTCGATCTTCGTGGCTTTGGTACACAAAATGCTGATCTTAAATTCTTGACATTCTTG TTTGATGTGTTGTATTACTATTACCCTCGGAGGCTAGGCCAAGTTCTATTCGTTGATGCTCCCTTCATTTTTCAGCCAATTTGGCAACTCGCCAAACCCTTAGTCAAACATTATGCTTCTctg GTGAGATTTTGCTCGGTGGAGGATGTGAGAAAGGAGTATTTTACAGACTCCACAGTTCCCCTAAGCTTTAGGAAATGA
- the LOC111879581 gene encoding pentatricopeptide repeat-containing protein At4g20770 — protein MEIRTTTQLANFLQLCIDKKSHTKGKLLHAHILRTGLFADTFLSNRLIELYHKCGRLTTARRVFDKMPHKNLFSWHAMLSAFCKSGDIDEAHKLFVKMPERNSVSWNTLISALVHNGSDQKALNLYHDMNKTGLLPTNFTLASVLSACGALKDFICGCECHAFSTKIGLDKNIYVGNALLGMYAKCGHIQNAIKAFEDLPEVNEVSFTSMVGALGETDHINDAFHMFQSMHRIGIQIDAISMSSILGVCARSGNNELGQQFHDLTIKLGLEKDLHLSNSLLDMYAKNGDMNSAEMVFNNLSQVSVVSWNVMIGGYGQQHEIKKSIDCLKRMERFGLKPDEVTYINMLTACIKSEDIKTAHEIFNKMTFPTLSSWNTLLSGYSQIGKHKETVQLFRNMQFCNVKGDRTTFSVVFSSCASLRLLKSGTQVHAASLKIHIDDDIYVASGLIGLYSKCEKINLAKIIFDRMNTQVEDIVCWNSMMLGLSINNLENESFVLFKKLLETEMIPSQFSYATILSSCTKLLSLSQGRQIHAHVSKQEMEIDVVVGSALIDMYSKCGDVNDARLVFDTMITKNTITWNEMIHGYAQNGEGEKGVLLYEEMINEKKLKPDSITFIAVLTACSHSGLIDYAIKIFNSMFQEHGIEPVSDHYTCVIDALGRDARFDEIEVILGNMPCVNDTIVWEVLLSCCRVHGNVKLARRAAEELFRLDPCNSAPYVLLANMYSSLGRWDDVRKIRELMIEKKAVKNPGYSWVEHKDGIQEFNVDKNEQVSDERYCLSG, from the coding sequence ATGGAAATCAGAACCACAACCCAGTTAGCAAATTTCTTGcaactttgcatcgacaaaaaaTCTCATACAAAAGGAAAGCTCCTCCACGCTCATATCCTCCGTACTGGTCTCTTCGCCGACACCTTTCTATCAAACCGCTTAATCGAGCTTTATCACAAATGTGGTCGCTTAACAACCGCACGCCGAGTGTTTGACAAAATGCCACACAAGAACCTTTTTTCATGGCACGCAATGTTAAGTGCTTTCTGCAAGTCCGGTGATATCGACGAAGCACACAAACTGTTTGTGAAAATGCCCGAAAGAAACTCTGTGTCGTGGAACACTTTAATCAGTGCCTTAGTTCACAATGGGTCAGATCAGAAAGCATTGAACTTGTATCACGACATGAACAAAACAGGTCTCTTGCCTACAAATTTCACATTAGCTAGTGTCTTAAGTGCGTGTGGGGCACTTAAAGATTTCATCTGTGGTTGTGAATGTCATGCGTTTTCTACCAAAATTGGGCTTGATAAGAACATATACGTTGGTAATGCTTTGTTAGGTATGTATGCAAAATGTGGCCATATACAGAATGCAATCAAGGCTTTTGAAGACTTACCTGAAGTCAATGAGGTTTCTTTTACATCCATGGTAGGGGCATTAGGGGAAACTGATCATATCAATGATGCTTTTCACATGTTTCAATCAATGCATAGAATTGGGATACAGATTGATGCAATATCAATGTCTAGCATCCTTGGTGTATGTGCTAGAAGTGGGAATAATGAGTTAGGGCAACAGTTTCATGATCTCACAATTAAACTTGGGTTAGAAAAAGATTTACACTTGAGTAATTCATTGTTAGACATGTATGCAAAAAATGGAGATATGAATAGTGCTGAAATGGTGTTTAACAATCTGTCTCAAGTTAGTGTTGTTTCTTGGAATGTTATGATTGGTGGATATGGTCAACAACATGAAATAAAAAAGTCAATAGATTGTTTGAAAAGAATGGAAAGATTCGGTTTAAAACCAGATGAAGTAACCTACATAAATATGCTCACAGCATGTATCAAATCTGAAGATATCAAAACTGCTCATGAGATATTCAATAAGATGACATTTCCAACTTTAAGTTCTTGGAATACTTTGCTTTCAGGATATTCCCAAATTGGAAAACATAAAGAAACTGTTCAACTTTTTAGAAACATGCAGTTTTGTAATGTGAAAGGTGATCGAACAACTTTTTCTGTTGTTTTTAGCTCTTGTGCTTCTTTGAGACTTTTGAAAAGTGGAACACAAGTTCATGCAGCATCATTAAAGATTCATATTGATGATGATATTTATGTTGCTAGTGGACTTATCGGGTTGTATTCCAAATGTGAAAAAATCAATCTTGCAAAAATTATATTTGATAGAATGAATACTCAAGTTGAAGATATTGTTTGTTGGAATTCTATGATGTTAGGATTGTCAATCAATAATCTTGAAAATGAATCCTTTGTTTTATTCAAGAAACTTCTAGAAACCGAAATGATTCCTTCTCAATTCTCTTATGCTACTATCCTAAGTTCTTGCACAAAGCTATTATCTTTATCTCAAGGAAGACAAATCCATGCTCATGTATCGAAACAAGAAATGGAAATCGATGTTGTTGTTGGAAGTGCTTTAATCGATATGTATTCAAAATGTGGAGATGTAAATGATGCAAGATTAGTTTTTGACACAATGATTACAAAAAACACGATTACATGGAATGAAATGATTCATGGGTATGCACAAAATGGAGAAGGAGAAAAAGGGGTTTTACTTtatgaagaaatgatcaatgagaAAAAACTAAAACCTGATTCGATAACTTTTATTGCTGTTTTAACTGCTTGTAGTCATTCAGGGTTGATTGATTACGCGATTAAAATATTTAACTCAATGTTTCAAGAACATGGAATTGAACCTGTTTCGGATCACTACACTTGTGTGATTGATGCTTTGGGACGTGATGCTAGGTTTGATGAAATCGAGGTTATTTTAGGTAATATGCCGTGTGTGAATGATACGATTGTGTGGGAAGTTCTTCTAAGTTGTTGTAGAGTTCATGGTAATGTGAAGTTAGCAAGAAGAGCAGCTGAAGAGCTTTTTAGGTTAGATCCTTGTAATTCGGCTCCTTATGTGCTTTTAGCAAATATGTATTCTTCTTTAGGGAGATGGGATGATGTAAGGAAGATTAGGGAGTTGATGATTGAAAAGAAAGCAGTAAAAAATCCGGGGTATAGTTGGGTTGAACATAAAGATGGGATTCAAGAGTTTAATGTTGATAAAAATGAACAAGTGAGTGATGAACGATATTGTTTGAGTGGGTGA